One Rubinisphaera margarita DNA window includes the following coding sequences:
- the gyrA gene encoding DNA gyrase subunit A, translating to MANGIDDGNDLPSRPAVPGDDRIRQLDIQDEMRNSYLTYAMSVIISRALPDVRDGLKPSQRRILVAMNDLNLGPASSRTKCSKITGETMGNYHPHGDQAIYPTLVRLAQDWVMRETLVDKQGNFGSLAGLPPAAHRYTEARLSNVAADMLADINRETVDYVPTYDQVRVEPTVLPSRFPNLLVNGSSGIAVGMATSIPPHNLREVSEAVKLIIDEPDCTVDEIIQILPGPDFPTGGVICGRYGIRQGYLTGRSTITLRARTHFETEKQSDVIVVTEIPYMETRDRIREKLEALVKDERVKGISRVVDLTDRKVPSWQVRLHIVLKREADKEVVLAQLFKYSPLQSTISVILLALAGNRPQMLSIKDMLLEFIRHRVVVIRRRTEFLLAEARKRKHTVEGLLIAQLDIDQVINTIRQSPSRAEAKNRLREIKVPGEMIARALGDRGFQDFVREHGEQTDYSLSLNQTEAIVSMQLGSLANLEREKLSEEHNTLLDEITECLHLLSDEAHIRAAVREEMEELQKKYPSKRRTEISDEELTDVDRDNLIAEAPMVVTLSRRGYIKRTELSAYRAQHRGGKGITGAKQDDEDPIQHVFVASTHSYLLFFTNLGKVYWQKVYDLPLQNRTAKGRALVNLLSLAEGEYVANCVDVREFDDERFLLMATRKGIVKKTALSAYSRPLRGGLIAIKLDEDDRLIEVVKVSPDDDIILSTAQGMSIRFHHQDARAMGRNTRGVKGINLGKGDHVIGMVVADESQALLTACENGYGKRTLFGPAEVAEAEEVDEVDESADVVVVEEGDEASKPELRGNMRYRRQRRGGKGLRDIRTTERNGEAIGILAVDDDDDVLIISTGGKIQRIRAADISLVGRNTQGVRIMRLSEGDQLAALARIPAVIAASIAAEEAEEEAAAAAAAAGVAESAAPSEEAGGEAPATEATAEGDTEPTSDEQE from the coding sequence ACGGAATTGACGACGGCAACGACCTCCCTTCGCGACCTGCAGTTCCGGGGGACGATCGGATCCGCCAGCTCGACATTCAGGACGAAATGCGGAACAGCTACCTGACGTACGCGATGAGCGTCATCATCAGTCGGGCACTGCCGGATGTTCGCGATGGGTTGAAGCCGTCTCAGCGTCGAATCCTGGTCGCCATGAATGACCTGAATCTGGGGCCTGCGAGCAGTCGAACAAAGTGCTCAAAGATCACTGGGGAAACGATGGGTAACTACCATCCCCACGGTGACCAGGCGATTTATCCGACGCTCGTTCGCTTGGCCCAGGACTGGGTGATGCGGGAGACGCTGGTGGATAAACAGGGGAACTTCGGCTCACTGGCCGGACTTCCCCCTGCTGCTCACCGATACACGGAAGCTCGGCTGTCGAACGTCGCCGCCGACATGCTGGCCGATATCAATCGCGAAACCGTCGACTATGTGCCGACTTACGATCAGGTTCGCGTCGAACCGACCGTTCTTCCTTCCCGATTTCCGAACCTGCTGGTCAACGGATCCAGCGGAATTGCCGTGGGGATGGCGACCAGCATTCCGCCTCACAACCTCCGGGAAGTCTCAGAAGCCGTCAAGCTGATCATCGACGAACCGGATTGCACCGTCGACGAGATCATTCAGATTCTGCCTGGTCCGGACTTTCCGACCGGCGGTGTGATCTGCGGCCGCTATGGGATTCGTCAGGGGTATCTCACCGGTCGCTCGACCATCACACTCCGTGCCCGCACGCACTTCGAGACCGAAAAGCAGTCCGATGTGATCGTCGTCACCGAGATTCCCTACATGGAAACACGCGACCGCATTCGAGAGAAACTCGAAGCGCTGGTGAAAGACGAACGGGTGAAGGGGATCTCCCGTGTTGTCGACCTGACCGACCGTAAAGTGCCCAGCTGGCAGGTTCGGCTGCACATCGTGTTGAAGCGGGAAGCTGATAAGGAAGTCGTGCTCGCCCAACTCTTCAAGTACTCGCCGCTGCAGTCGACGATCAGCGTGATTCTGCTGGCTCTGGCGGGAAATCGGCCGCAAATGCTGTCGATCAAAGACATGCTGCTGGAATTCATTCGGCACCGCGTGGTTGTCATTCGCCGTCGTACCGAATTCCTCCTGGCGGAGGCTCGGAAGCGGAAGCACACCGTGGAAGGTCTGCTGATCGCTCAGCTCGATATCGATCAGGTGATCAACACGATTCGCCAGTCGCCGTCTCGAGCCGAAGCGAAGAACAGACTGCGTGAGATCAAGGTTCCGGGTGAGATGATTGCCAGGGCTCTGGGAGATCGTGGCTTCCAGGACTTCGTCCGCGAGCATGGCGAGCAGACCGATTATTCGCTCTCGCTCAATCAGACCGAAGCCATCGTTTCGATGCAGCTGGGTTCGCTGGCGAATCTTGAGCGGGAGAAACTCAGTGAGGAGCACAACACTCTTCTCGATGAAATCACCGAGTGCCTGCATTTGCTTTCCGATGAAGCCCATATCCGTGCCGCGGTGCGGGAAGAGATGGAAGAGCTGCAGAAGAAGTATCCCAGCAAGCGACGGACTGAGATCAGCGATGAAGAGCTGACGGACGTCGATCGTGACAACCTCATCGCGGAAGCTCCGATGGTCGTCACGCTGTCCCGACGCGGGTACATCAAACGGACGGAGCTCTCCGCATATCGGGCTCAGCATCGTGGAGGGAAGGGAATCACCGGAGCAAAGCAGGACGACGAAGATCCAATCCAGCACGTCTTCGTGGCCAGCACGCACTCCTATCTCCTGTTCTTCACGAATCTAGGGAAAGTGTACTGGCAGAAGGTGTACGATCTTCCGCTTCAGAACCGCACCGCGAAGGGGCGGGCGCTGGTGAATCTGCTTTCGCTGGCCGAGGGAGAATATGTGGCGAACTGCGTCGACGTCCGCGAGTTCGACGACGAGCGGTTCCTGCTCATGGCAACGCGAAAAGGGATTGTGAAGAAGACTGCCCTCTCCGCTTATTCCCGTCCGCTGCGTGGTGGTCTGATCGCTATCAAGCTCGACGAAGACGATCGACTGATCGAAGTCGTCAAAGTTTCGCCGGACGACGACATCATTCTCTCCACCGCTCAGGGCATGTCGATTCGTTTTCATCACCAGGATGCCCGGGCCATGGGCCGCAATACTCGCGGCGTGAAGGGGATCAATCTTGGCAAAGGCGATCACGTGATCGGCATGGTTGTCGCCGACGAATCGCAGGCTCTGCTCACGGCCTGCGAGAATGGCTACGGAAAACGGACGCTGTTCGGGCCGGCCGAGGTGGCGGAAGCTGAAGAGGTGGACGAAGTCGATGAAAGCGCCGATGTCGTGGTGGTCGAAGAGGGCGATGAAGCCTCCAAGCCGGAATTGCGTGGCAACATGCGTTATCGCCGACAGCGCCGCGGCGGTAAGGGGTTGCGGGACATCCGCACCACCGAGCGGAATGGAGAAGCCATCGGGATTCTGGCTGTCGACGACGATGACGACGTTCTGATCATCAGCACCGGAGGCAAGATTCAGCGGATTCGAGCCGCCGATATCAGCCTGGTCGGCCGCAACACGCAGGGCGTCCGCATCATGCGATTGTCTGAAGGCGATCAGCTGGCTGCTCTGGCCCGGATTCCCGCTGTAATCGCCGCCAGTATCGCCGCCGAGGAAGCAGAAGAAGAGGCCGCCGCCGCCGCAGCAGCAGCAGGTGTTGCTGAGTCCGCCGCTCCATCAGAAGAAGCGGGTGGCGAAGCCCCGGCGACCGAAGCGACCGCTGAAGGCGATACCGAGCCGACATCCGATGAACAGGAATAA